Proteins from a single region of Candidatus Roizmanbacteria bacterium CG_4_9_14_0_2_um_filter_38_17:
- a CDS encoding transcriptional regulator produces the protein MDSQFSLLGISSKEYIVYKSLLKLGPVSIRELAADTKINRGTTHEILRELVKKGLVCFQMSGQRKRYLAESPKKLTNLAKEKETRIKQLISSLSTKVIPELEASKITGSSPTVKYYEGEEGIEKVLLDILHSVENTKDKTYYAYSALPIRKYLYQQFPNFTKQRITKGIQVNVIALGKGGEEVQLAQRKWIQNSSSNSSSYIIIYTDKYAIISITEDELPYAVIIEEPGLVQTQKIIFQSLWSLLP, from the coding sequence ATGGATTCACAATTTAGTCTGCTGGGTATATCTAGTAAGGAATATATTGTTTACAAATCACTCCTAAAGCTTGGCCCTGTCTCCATCCGGGAGCTAGCTGCAGATACTAAAATCAATAGGGGAACTACTCACGAAATACTAAGAGAACTCGTAAAAAAAGGCCTCGTATGCTTTCAGATGAGTGGACAGCGAAAACGTTATCTAGCTGAATCTCCTAAAAAACTAACAAATCTTGCTAAAGAAAAAGAAACCAGGATTAAACAGCTAATTTCATCCCTTAGTACAAAAGTCATACCAGAACTTGAGGCATCTAAAATTACTGGATCAAGTCCCACGGTTAAATATTATGAGGGAGAAGAAGGTATCGAAAAAGTACTCCTAGATATTCTCCACTCTGTTGAGAATACTAAAGATAAAACATATTATGCTTACTCAGCTTTGCCAATCAGAAAATACCTCTATCAACAATTTCCTAATTTTACTAAACAAAGAATTACCAAAGGTATCCAGGTAAATGTAATTGCCTTAGGAAAAGGTGGAGAAGAAGTGCAGTTAGCACAGCGAAAATGGATACAAAACTCCAGCTCCAACTCCTCAAGCTATATCATCATCTATACAGATAAATATGCCATCATCTCTATCACCGAAGATGAACTACCATATGCAGTTATCATTGAAGAACCCGGACTAGTCCAAACCCAGAAAATAATCTTCCAATCCCTCTGGTCCCTCCTCCCCTAA
- the glmS gene encoding glutamine--fructose-6-phosphate transaminase (isomerizing), giving the protein MCGIFGYTGKNNNAADIVLEGLKKLEYRGYDSWGVAVPGPSDVISVRKKIGKIGNATIGNLPDASTGIGHTRWATHGGVTEKNAHPHLSCDKKIAVIHNGIIENYDKLRSKLQSQNHVFVSDTDSEVAVHLIEEYRMTNALLEAVRKAFLDFSGLNAVIALEVGEEGFVAIKNGSPVVVGFGQDGNYLASDAVALSAHTRTVYYLKDNELVHVGKKEVLLFNAETGKQKGFKKIKLDWSVEAADLGKYKYFMLKEINEQPDIISRILKEDIEQAIQLAKVIKKSYGTYLVGCGTAAYACLAGSYLFSKIAKRHVNWAVGSEFGYQLDFLTDKSFVLALSQSGETMDILEAVKKAKTRNAKIGALVNVMGSTLYREADHKMLIGAGPEKGVASTKVFVSKLAHLVLLSYILEGKNLEGTAVLKKAEVSARDVLNESTTRKIKKLANKLYKKDHMYIVGRGLSYPASLEAALKIKEISYIHAEGFAAGELKHGVIALIEKGTPCMVYAPNDETYGANLAGAMEMKARGGYIIGVSHKDHEVFDYYIEVKDAAEATIIPNVMVAQLLSYYLAVKLGLDPDKPRNLAKSVTVK; this is encoded by the coding sequence ATGTGTGGGATATTTGGATATACTGGAAAAAATAATAATGCAGCGGATATAGTCCTTGAGGGGCTTAAAAAACTTGAGTATCGTGGATATGATAGCTGGGGTGTGGCAGTCCCGGGTCCTAGCGATGTAATCTCTGTAAGAAAAAAAATAGGTAAGATTGGTAATGCTACGATTGGCAACTTACCAGATGCATCTACCGGAATTGGACATACACGCTGGGCGACTCATGGTGGGGTAACAGAAAAGAATGCTCATCCGCATTTATCCTGTGATAAAAAAATTGCAGTAATTCATAATGGCATCATTGAAAATTACGATAAGCTACGTAGTAAGCTACAGAGCCAAAATCATGTATTTGTATCTGATACAGACTCTGAGGTAGCAGTACATCTGATAGAAGAATACAGGATGACTAATGCATTATTAGAAGCTGTACGGAAGGCTTTTTTGGATTTTAGTGGACTAAATGCTGTAATTGCTCTGGAGGTTGGTGAAGAAGGTTTTGTGGCTATTAAAAATGGTTCACCCGTAGTAGTTGGGTTCGGTCAGGACGGAAACTATTTAGCTAGCGATGCAGTGGCGCTTAGTGCTCATACTAGAACAGTTTATTACCTTAAGGATAATGAACTTGTGCATGTAGGCAAAAAAGAGGTACTGCTGTTTAATGCAGAAACTGGCAAGCAAAAGGGTTTTAAGAAGATAAAATTAGATTGGAGTGTAGAAGCTGCTGATTTAGGAAAGTACAAATACTTTATGCTTAAAGAGATAAATGAGCAACCAGATATTATTTCTCGTATTCTTAAAGAAGATATTGAGCAGGCAATACAGTTAGCTAAAGTGATTAAAAAATCATATGGTACTTATTTAGTTGGGTGTGGTACTGCTGCATATGCCTGTCTAGCTGGTTCTTATCTGTTTTCAAAAATAGCTAAAAGACATGTGAACTGGGCAGTAGGGAGTGAATTTGGCTACCAATTAGATTTTCTAACAGATAAAAGCTTCGTATTGGCTTTATCCCAATCCGGAGAGACGATGGATATCCTTGAAGCAGTAAAAAAAGCTAAAACAAGAAATGCAAAAATTGGTGCTCTGGTTAATGTAATGGGGTCTACTCTTTACAGAGAGGCTGACCATAAAATGTTAATAGGGGCTGGCCCTGAAAAAGGAGTAGCCTCAACGAAAGTATTTGTTTCCAAGCTTGCTCATCTTGTGTTGCTTTCATATATACTGGAGGGTAAAAACTTGGAAGGAACAGCAGTTCTTAAAAAAGCAGAAGTATCTGCGAGGGATGTTTTGAATGAAAGCACTACAAGAAAAATTAAAAAGTTAGCAAACAAATTGTATAAAAAAGATCATATGTATATAGTTGGCAGGGGTTTATCATACCCAGCGAGTTTGGAAGCAGCACTAAAGATAAAGGAAATTTCATATATCCATGCGGAGGGATTTGCCGCCGGGGAGCTAAAACATGGGGTCATAGCATTAATCGAAAAAGGAACACCTTGTATGGTATATGCCCCGAATGATGAAACATATGGCGCAAATCTTGCAGGCGCAATGGAGATGAAAGCGCGTGGTGGTTATATTATTGGAGTGTCA